The Syngnathus scovelli strain Florida chromosome 18, RoL_Ssco_1.2, whole genome shotgun sequence genomic interval CCGAGGACACGGCCGCCCTGCAGTTCCTCATCAAATTTATGGACAGGATGGCTGAGTACCCAAACTGGAAGGTAACCAGCGCGCCCCACGACGAGGTCCCAATGGCGCACTCCCTGACCGGCTTCGCCACGGCCTACGACTTTGTTTATGCCTACCTGGACGTACGGCGGAGAGACATTTACCTCAAGAAGATCCGCTCGCAGACGGCGGCTCTTTACGACTTGTCCAAGTACAGGGGCTGGGGCCGGCAGTATCTCCACAATCACCAGACCACCAACGTAATGGCCCTCCTGACCGGGGCCATCGTGGTGGGGTCTCACGACGACCCGGAGTCCATGCTTTGGAAACAATTCGCAGTCAACTGCATGGAGAAAACCATGTTCCTGCTCAACCACGTGGTGGACGGCACGCTGGACGAGGGGGTGGCGTATGGGAGCTACACGAGCAAGTCCATCACGCAGTACGTCTACTTGGCGCAGCGACACTTTGGCATCGACAACACACAGAACAACTGGCTGGGAGCGCACTTTTGGTTCTACTACGCCACGCTGCTGCCCGGCTTCCAGAGGTCGGTGGGCATCGCCGACTCCAACTACAACTGGTTCTACGGGCCCGAGAGCCAGCTGGTGTTCCTCGACGCCTTTGTTCTGAGAAACGGCGCGGGGAACTGGTTGGCTCAGCAGATCCGCAAACACCGACCCAAAGACGGCCCCATGGGCCAGTCGTCGGCACAGCGCTGGGCCACGCTGCACACGGAGTACATCTGGTACGACGCTCGGCTGGCCCCGCAGCCCCCCCTCGGCTTTGGCAGAGCCGCCATGCACATTTTCTCCAATTGGGGCGTGGTGACCTACGGGGCCGGGCTGCCCAGCGGCCAGGGAAACACTTTTGTTTCCTTCAAGTCTGGCAAGCTGGGTGGCCGCGCAGTCTTCGACATTGTCCACGAGAAACCCTACTCGTGGGTGCACGGTTGGAATAGTTTCAACCCGGGTCACGAGCACCCGGACCAGAACTCTTTTACCTTTGCTCCTAACGGGCAGGTGTTTGTGTCAGAAGCACTTTATGGGCCAAAGTTTAGCTACCTTAACAACGTACTGGTGTTTGGGCCGTCCCCTACGAGCCAGTGTAACGCTCCGTGGGAGGGGCAGCTTGGCGAGTGCTTCAAGTGGCTGCGTTGGAACGACGAGGGGGTGGGCGACACCAGCGGCGATGTGATCGTGGCGGTGTCCCACGGAGACACCATGTTCGCCAGCGGGGAAGCCGTGTCGGCGTACTCGCCCGCCATGAGGCTGCAGAGCGTGTACAGAGCTCTGCTCTTGCTCAACTCCCAAACGCTTCTGGTGCTCGATCACGTGGAGAAGGCGGCCGACTCGCCCGTCAGGTCACTCAGTGCCTTCTTCCACAATCTGGACATTGACTTCAAATACGTTCCCTTCCGGTTCATGGACCGCTATAATGGCGCCATGATGGACGTGTGGGACGCGCACTATAAAATGTTTTGGTTCGACAGCAAGGGGAATAGTCCAGAAACCCGCATCCAAGAGGCGGAACAGGCGGCCGAGTTTAAAAAGAGGTGGACTCAGTATGTTAATGTAACTTTCCCGATAACGGACTCCGTCAGCAGGACAGCTTACGTGTTCCACGGGCCATACGTCAAAGTGTCCAACTGTAAGTTCAtagatagcagcacaaacggcgTCAGGCTGTCATTGACCATTAACGGCACAGAGACCATTGTGTCCATTGcgacaaattacaaagacatcgGGGCGAGGTTGGCGTATCTCGGCTACGGCGGCCACTGTAAGGTGGAGGATCCGTATCGAATCACCCGATTCGGCCTGGGGACGCAGGCGGCCTCCAAACAGACAAGCGGCGACAATCGACTCTTTGACTTTGCCTTCACGCTCAACGCCATAGCGGCCCTGAGTCTTTGCACGGTTGCTGCTTTACTCGCCATGCACAGGATGTTTTACAACGTGTGCTTCAGGCTGCGGCGGCTCATGCGCTACGCCCTGCTCGCCATCCTCTTCCTGTGGATAGGCGGCCTGCTCTTTGTGTCCAACAGCTGCGATCGTCTCCTCTGCGGGGTCAAATGGAAAAGCCAAGTCGAGCCGCAAATCCGGCCGCAAGAGCAACGCCAGGTCGCCCTGCCCACTGTCCTCATCGCGTCTCTGCCCGGCTCGGGGGCGGAGATCCTCAAGCACCTTTTCTACAACAGCTCAGACTTTATTTACATCAGGGTGCCCACAGAGCACTTGGACATACCAGAGACCGAATTCGAGTTTGACTCTCTGGTGGACGCCTGCGAGTGGTCCCAGTCATTGGCCAAGCAGGGCCGATTCAGAATGATCCGAGGCTGGCTCCACTCGCTGGTCTACAACACTAAGCTGCATCTGCAGAACATTCAGCTGGCAGAGGAGGACTGGGCCCGGCCGCCCCAAGAAGAAGACTCCAAGAAGTGGTCCAGGCGGCGGCAGCCGTCAGCGGGGCTGAAGGGCAAGCCGCGAGCTGGTACCGACCGAGACGTGGAGTACATACGGGAGCTGAGGCGCCACATGGCTCAGTATCCAAACAGCCGTGTTGTTTTCAACATGCGAAGCGGGAGCTGGGCGCTAAAGCTTCCTTTTATCCGGGAGGTTGTGGGACCTTCCCTGAAAAGCCTCTACGTGGTGAGGGACCCACGAGCGTGGATTTATCTCATGTTGTACAACAGCCAGCCCAGCTTGTACTCCCTGAAGAATATCCCTCAGCACCTTTCCTTGATATTCAAGGAGGGCACCGTCAAGGACGGCTGCCCGAGCGTAGCGCCGGAATTCGACGCTCTCCGAGGACTGCTGGCCCGGGAGGAGAGCGACCCGGTGTCGATACTGGCCCACCTGTGGCTCGCCCACACCGCCGGGGTGCTGCGGGTCAGCCGCAGCCTCCCGGAGGACTCCTACCTCCAAGTGCGCTTCGAGGACGTGGTCAACTCCCCGCAGGAGACGGCGCAGGGAATCCACGCCTTTCTGGGGGTGCCGGTGTCGCCCGCTGCCCTCAACCAGCTGGCGTTCACCACCTCCACCAACTTGTACAACCTGCAGTACGAGGGCGACATCTCGCCGGCCAACATCGCAGCGTGGCGGCACAAAATGCCGCGGCGGGACGTGAGGCTGGTGGAGGACATCTGCGGGGGGTTGATGGAGAGGTTGGGCTACAGCCGCTTGCCCGGCTGACTCCGCACTGCTGTTGTCCTTGTTTGCACTGATTTGAAACTCATCTACAGGTGTGTACTCACAAATGGGGGTGTTTTATATTAAAATGGATCTGCTGGGGTTTATCGTTTCACGCTTACTGAGTGAGACGCACGCCCTAAAAGTCATATCGGGTCTTCTTGTGAGTCTTAGTAAGAAAGGACCGGTTCTGAGTCCTCAATCTGTGATGTCAGCATTTGTTTTTACGCTGCTGAAGGAGACGTTCTGTTTAGGGGCGATGAAACTATTTATTgactctttgtgttttttttcttttgtcaagtTTGCATTGTTGGAGATCTTTTggtctcctaaaaaaaaaatcaactggcCTCAGGACTGTCAGATTAGCGGAATCAGATATTAGATAAACGCTTCAAAGGTGTCTGGAAAAAGCTCAAGGAGCAGATTCCAAAAATGAAGCTACCTTTCCAGTCCCGGAGACCCGTTGCTTTTGTCACACTTGAAGATCCCCGAACTTCTGAGGCCTCTTTCTGCTCTCTGAACCTGATCCGCTTCCCTTTAAAAATAGGCATCATCTTTTTGGTTTATTTGAAGATGTCACCACTGTTTGCACACTTTTCACTCTATTTGGGGCACTATTGATGTACGTACATCCTCCCATCATGGCTTAAGAGCGTTTGAAGTGTTTGTGAGTTCCAAAGATGTGCGTGCTGTGGATATGATTAGCATTCCAACTCCCACTGGCGTTTATTGAATTAGATCAGAGGAAAGTGTTTAATGGgggatcagaaaaaaaaaagaaaaaggagagtGTCGCTGTCAGCCGTGACACTTTTCCCGTTGAAGCAATTTTCCATACCCCCTTCCCCCCTTCGGTTGGTGGCTCATATTAATCTGCAAAATGTCACAAACGAGGTTTCCATTTTTCTGCCTCGGTCAATCAGACGTCTAATGATGCATTGAGGGGTGGGGGAAGGGTGCGCTTTTTGTGTAGCTCTCATCGCTGTCACTTTCAACCTGCGATTGATACGGCGCGGCCTTCCATTGCAATTGTTGTCTTCTCAAAGGTCTtgtaaag includes:
- the LOC125986351 gene encoding dermatan-sulfate epimerase-like protein, producing MALNWLSAVFLIPLWVVGATFSGVLNVTDGDIFADDMLQVQLAGDRVAEQQAGFSHPGLYFGPGDVSQMRQRSSSSHSHIYKVIRAAALTMLSNAPSYLAPAKHEEFSSKWNEIYGNNLPPLALYCLLCPEDTAALQFLIKFMDRMAEYPNWKVTSAPHDEVPMAHSLTGFATAYDFVYAYLDVRRRDIYLKKIRSQTAALYDLSKYRGWGRQYLHNHQTTNVMALLTGAIVVGSHDDPESMLWKQFAVNCMEKTMFLLNHVVDGTLDEGVAYGSYTSKSITQYVYLAQRHFGIDNTQNNWLGAHFWFYYATLLPGFQRSVGIADSNYNWFYGPESQLVFLDAFVLRNGAGNWLAQQIRKHRPKDGPMGQSSAQRWATLHTEYIWYDARLAPQPPLGFGRAAMHIFSNWGVVTYGAGLPSGQGNTFVSFKSGKLGGRAVFDIVHEKPYSWVHGWNSFNPGHEHPDQNSFTFAPNGQVFVSEALYGPKFSYLNNVLVFGPSPTSQCNAPWEGQLGECFKWLRWNDEGVGDTSGDVIVAVSHGDTMFASGEAVSAYSPAMRLQSVYRALLLLNSQTLLVLDHVEKAADSPVRSLSAFFHNLDIDFKYVPFRFMDRYNGAMMDVWDAHYKMFWFDSKGNSPETRIQEAEQAAEFKKRWTQYVNVTFPITDSVSRTAYVFHGPYVKVSNCKFIDSSTNGVRLSLTINGTETIVSIATNYKDIGARLAYLGYGGHCKVEDPYRITRFGLGTQAASKQTSGDNRLFDFAFTLNAIAALSLCTVAALLAMHRMFYNVCFRLRRLMRYALLAILFLWIGGLLFVSNSCDRLLCGVKWKSQVEPQIRPQEQRQVALPTVLIASLPGSGAEILKHLFYNSSDFIYIRVPTEHLDIPETEFEFDSLVDACEWSQSLAKQGRFRMIRGWLHSLVYNTKLHLQNIQLAEEDWARPPQEEDSKKWSRRRQPSAGLKGKPRAGTDRDVEYIRELRRHMAQYPNSRVVFNMRSGSWALKLPFIREVVGPSLKSLYVVRDPRAWIYLMLYNSQPSLYSLKNIPQHLSLIFKEGTVKDGCPSVAPEFDALRGLLAREESDPVSILAHLWLAHTAGVLRVSRSLPEDSYLQVRFEDVVNSPQETAQGIHAFLGVPVSPAALNQLAFTTSTNLYNLQYEGDISPANIAAWRHKMPRRDVRLVEDICGGLMERLGYSRLPG